From Nicotiana tabacum cultivar K326 chromosome 20, ASM71507v2, whole genome shotgun sequence, one genomic window encodes:
- the LOC107769468 gene encoding uncharacterized protein LOC107769468 — protein MIIVWLLQVLVVWLLQVPIDRCIHNYSTEIMHDIEFIENTGIIDNMLNEFVEEDQVYKDKETVVSVMKNLAVRERFQFKVKRSSATRYHLMCVDDNGAWSFKSSAVYKANIFKVRSYNNNHTCGYDERYLTQRQATSGVIASIIKDKYVNPKKVYTTNDIIEDIQKQYEVEVSYMKAWRAKEITMTMIRGNPNDSYKEGPRYLYMLEHANPGTVTKLHKSEDGCFLYAYVSLYASIKGWEHCRPIMVVDGSFLKATYKGTILTACTQDEAGKILPLAYAIVDSENSKSWEWFFVQIKAVFGVREGMCIVSDRNESIFNATKAVYLEVPHCICMFHLWQNVKHTFKKHHKQLKGIFFALARAYTI, from the exons ATGATAATCGTTTGGTTGCTACAAGTTTTAGTTGTTTGGTTGCTACAAGTTCCAATTGATAGATGTATCCACAATTATAGCACTGAGATTATGCATGATATCGAATTTATTGAAAACACGGGTATAATAGATAATATGTTAAATGAATTTGTTGAGGAGGATCAAGTTTATAAAGATAAAGAGACAGTTGTCAGTGTGATGAAGAACTTGGCTGTACGCGAGCGGTTCCAATTCAAGGTGAAGAGATCAAGCGCAACAAG GTATCACCTTATGTGTGTGGATGACAATGGTGCTTGGAGTTTCAAATCTTCTGCCGTTTACAAGGCAAACATATTCAAGGTGAGAAGTTACAATAATAATCACACATGCGGCTACGATGAAAGATACTTAACACAACGTCAAGCTACTTCGGGTGTAATTGCTAGTATAATCAAGGACAAGTATGTTAATCCAAAAAAGGTTTACACCACAAATGATATAATAGAGGACATACAAAAGCAATACGAGGTTGAAGTGAGCTACATGAAAGCATGGAGAGCTAAAGAGATAACAATGACAATGATAAGAGGGAATCCAAACGATTCATATAAGGAGGGTCCGAGGTATTTGTATATGTTGGAGCATGCAAATCCAGGAACGGTTACAAAGTTGCACAAATCAGAAGATGGATGCTTTCTTTATGCATATGTTTCGCTATATGCATCTATCAAGGGTTGGGAGCATTGCAGACCGATAATGGTTGTTGACGGAAGTTTCCTTAAAGCAACATATAAGGGTACCATATTGACTGCTTGCACACAGGATGAAGCTG GAAAAATCCTTCCACTTGCATATGCAATTGTAGATTCAGAGAATAGTAAATCTTGGGAGTGGTTCTTCGTCCAGATAAAGGCTGTTTTTGGTGTTAGGGAAGGGATGTGTATAGTTTCAGATAGAAATGAAAGCATTTTCAATGCCACAAAAGCTGTGTACCTAGAAGTTCCACATTGTATTTGCATGTTTCACTTGTGGCAGAATGTCAAGCACACATTCAAGAAACATCACAAACAATTGAAGGGTATCTTCTTCGCTTTGGCTAGAGCTTACACGATATAG